A stretch of the Bdellovibrio sp. 22V genome encodes the following:
- a CDS encoding peptide ABC transporter substrate-binding protein, whose protein sequence is MLNKIAKGLLLAASVGLSAQAVAAPSNNELKIGISQEFETLNPIIMTMSASAYMHRMTGRSLVVLTPEGKWVTQLAKEIPSLDKGTAKIIEDGGKKKIVAHWEILEGAKWGDGKPVICQDFITAHKIATSPTVSVGEKETWTQVEKIDIDAKNPKKCTFKYDKAKWDFYQLAQFYPVPTHLEAAVFEKYAKQKEGYEKNSNYVRNPTNPGLYNGPYVITDVKLGSHVSFALNPHFYGKPAAIKKIIVKLIPNTGTLEANLRSGTIDMISVLGLDFDQALAFDKKTKAENLPYVVHFVPSVTYEHIDLKLDNPILKDVRVRKALLYSINRDDLVKALFEGKQQVAIHNVSPKDPWFTADPKVVTTYRYSKREAGKLLDEAGWKMGADGYRAKDGKRLSLVFQTTAGNKTRELVQVYLQNQWKQAGIEVLVKNEPARVFFGETMTKRKFDGLALFAWVSSPENSPRSTVSSKAIPNTNNGWSGQNFHGWNNANVDKNLDALDVEFNAKKRTELVHDILKAYTAEVPVLPLYYRSDISVTPKNLKNYKMSGHQFYETNNVEDWVLN, encoded by the coding sequence ATGTTGAACAAAATTGCAAAAGGACTTTTGCTAGCGGCAAGTGTGGGCTTGAGTGCTCAAGCTGTAGCTGCTCCTAGCAACAACGAGCTCAAAATCGGTATCTCTCAGGAGTTCGAAACGCTGAACCCTATCATTATGACGATGTCCGCGTCTGCTTACATGCATCGCATGACCGGTCGTTCTCTTGTGGTGCTTACACCAGAAGGCAAATGGGTGACTCAGCTTGCGAAAGAAATTCCCTCTTTGGACAAAGGCACTGCTAAAATCATCGAAGACGGCGGCAAGAAAAAAATCGTCGCTCACTGGGAAATCCTTGAAGGCGCGAAATGGGGTGACGGAAAACCTGTCATTTGCCAAGACTTCATCACAGCTCATAAAATCGCAACAAGCCCGACCGTAAGCGTGGGTGAAAAAGAAACTTGGACGCAAGTTGAAAAGATCGACATTGATGCCAAGAATCCAAAAAAATGTACTTTCAAATACGACAAAGCAAAATGGGACTTCTATCAATTGGCGCAATTTTACCCAGTGCCAACACATCTTGAAGCCGCTGTTTTTGAAAAGTACGCGAAACAAAAAGAGGGTTACGAAAAGAACTCTAACTACGTTCGCAACCCGACAAACCCAGGTCTTTACAATGGCCCTTACGTGATCACTGACGTGAAATTGGGTTCACACGTTTCTTTCGCTTTGAATCCGCATTTCTACGGCAAACCTGCTGCGATCAAAAAAATCATCGTGAAGCTGATTCCAAATACAGGAACTTTGGAAGCGAACTTGCGCTCAGGCACGATCGACATGATCTCTGTATTGGGTCTTGATTTCGACCAAGCTTTGGCTTTCGATAAGAAAACAAAAGCGGAAAATCTTCCCTACGTTGTTCACTTCGTTCCTTCTGTAACTTACGAACACATTGATCTTAAATTGGACAATCCGATTTTGAAGGATGTTCGCGTACGTAAAGCTCTTCTTTACTCCATCAATCGCGATGACTTGGTAAAAGCTCTTTTTGAGGGCAAACAACAAGTCGCGATCCACAACGTTTCTCCGAAAGACCCTTGGTTTACGGCAGATCCTAAAGTTGTGACGACTTACCGCTACTCTAAGCGTGAAGCAGGAAAACTTTTGGATGAAGCTGGCTGGAAAATGGGCGCTGATGGTTACCGCGCGAAAGATGGCAAGCGTCTTTCTTTGGTATTCCAAACAACGGCGGGCAACAAAACTCGTGAGCTTGTTCAGGTTTATTTGCAAAATCAGTGGAAGCAAGCCGGCATCGAAGTTCTTGTTAAGAACGAACCAGCCCGTGTTTTCTTCGGCGAAACTATGACGAAAAGAAAATTCGACGGCTTGGCGCTTTTTGCGTGGGTTTCTTCTCCAGAAAACAGCCCGCGCTCGACAGTCTCATCTAAAGCAATTCCTAATACCAATAACGGTTGGTCCGGCCAAAACTTCCACGGTTGGAACAACGCAAACGTTGATAAAAACTTGGATGCTTTGGACGTCGAGTTCAATGCGAAGAAACGCACAGAACTTGTTCATGACATCTTGAAGGCTTACACAGCGGAAGTTCCGGTTCTTCCTCTTTACTACCGCTCTGACATCTCTGTAACTCCGAAGAATTTGAAGAATTACAAAATGTCCGGCCACCAGTTCTACGAAACAAACAACGTCGAAGACTGGGTTTTGAACTAA
- a CDS encoding ABC transporter permease, with translation MTTFITRRILQTLAVIVILSYVCFYLMSLMPGDPVDMMVASNPKITAEDVARLKSLYGLDQPVYKRYFNWVTSIGQGDLGYSRTYRVPVQELMGPRLWNTFLLSAVSLTLSILIAIPLGVLSALKPGSKIDYFANFFSFAGISIPSFWLAIVLIIIFAVKFPILPAGGTQTIGLENPGFWADLMDRSKYLILPVLSLSIQQIGRFSRFTRSAMLEAMRNDFIRTARAKGLARSIVIWKHGFRNALIPLITILALSFSGLFSGAILTETVFAYQGVGKLVYDSIIGNDYNVAMISFVISVSMVLLMNLVADILYGFADPRISYQ, from the coding sequence ATGACTACATTTATTACTCGTCGCATTTTGCAAACACTCGCGGTGATAGTGATCCTGTCCTACGTGTGCTTTTATCTTATGAGCTTAATGCCGGGCGATCCTGTCGACATGATGGTTGCTTCAAATCCTAAGATCACAGCAGAAGACGTGGCTCGTCTGAAATCCCTTTACGGTTTGGACCAGCCCGTTTACAAACGTTACTTCAACTGGGTGACATCCATCGGTCAGGGCGATTTGGGTTACAGCCGTACGTATCGCGTTCCGGTGCAAGAGCTTATGGGGCCTCGTTTATGGAACACGTTCTTGTTGTCAGCCGTTTCTTTGACGTTATCAATTCTGATTGCAATTCCTTTGGGTGTGCTTTCGGCATTAAAACCGGGAAGTAAAATTGATTACTTCGCGAACTTCTTCTCGTTTGCCGGGATCTCGATTCCCTCCTTCTGGCTTGCGATTGTTTTGATTATTATTTTCGCGGTGAAATTCCCCATTCTGCCTGCCGGCGGAACTCAAACGATCGGCCTTGAGAATCCGGGATTCTGGGCGGATCTTATGGATCGCTCGAAATATTTAATCCTCCCCGTTCTGAGTCTTTCGATTCAGCAGATCGGGCGTTTCTCGCGCTTTACTCGTTCAGCAATGCTCGAAGCTATGCGCAATGATTTCATTCGCACCGCGCGCGCAAAAGGTTTAGCCCGCAGTATCGTCATTTGGAAGCACGGCTTCCGTAATGCACTTATTCCTCTTATTACGATTTTGGCGTTGAGCTTCTCGGGTTTGTTCTCGGGAGCCATTTTGACAGAGACCGTTTTCGCTTACCAAGGTGTTGGTAAACTTGTTTACGACTCTATCATCGGTAATGACTACAACGTGGCGATGATCTCGTTCGTGATCTCTGTAAGTATGGTTCTTTTAATGAATCTTGTGGCGGATATTCTTTATGGATTCGCGGATCCAAGAATTTCTTATCAATAG
- a CDS encoding ABC transporter permease, whose product MSSNEITMNDVQISESVLSAKERAELEKAQPMWKMVLSQFLEHKLAVVGSIIITLFILISVFAGQIQSFTGLDPDAQNVANRYLAPMTTAQVGQDVRETEVERFITNNPEIADKVQKALIEKGIVTVAEADAIYELAAREVKESVAALRSLQIAEAGSLISLFSEFETFHLFGTDELGRDVFIRLVYGTRVSMGVGVLVAIASALIGLLIGSLAGFYGGLIDTVLMRVTDSLLSLPTIPILIVMAAIDMTKLPLLKAVVSTSNESIFKMVIILCMFSWMTVARLVRGSILSIREREFVLAARTLGAKDSTIIVRHMFPNVIAPMLVSITLGVGESILFEAALSFLGLGIMPPTPSWGNMLNNAQELIYQAPFLAILPGVLILMTTMSFNYLGDGLQDAIDPKALRR is encoded by the coding sequence ATGAGCAGCAACGAAATCACAATGAACGACGTGCAAATTAGCGAATCCGTCCTTTCCGCAAAAGAAAGAGCGGAACTGGAAAAAGCGCAACCCATGTGGAAGATGGTGCTAAGCCAGTTCCTCGAGCACAAGCTTGCTGTCGTCGGCAGCATCATTATCACGCTTTTTATTTTGATCTCTGTTTTCGCAGGACAGATTCAAAGCTTCACAGGACTTGATCCCGACGCCCAAAACGTCGCAAACCGTTATCTGGCGCCGATGACGACAGCTCAAGTCGGACAAGACGTGCGTGAAACCGAAGTCGAACGATTCATCACAAACAATCCCGAAATCGCCGATAAAGTTCAAAAGGCATTGATCGAAAAAGGTATCGTCACAGTCGCCGAGGCCGATGCGATCTATGAACTCGCAGCTCGCGAAGTGAAAGAGTCCGTCGCAGCTTTGCGTTCTTTGCAAATCGCCGAAGCGGGCTCGCTGATTTCTCTTTTTTCCGAGTTTGAAACATTCCATCTCTTCGGTACCGACGAATTAGGTCGTGACGTCTTCATTCGTCTTGTTTATGGAACACGCGTGTCGATGGGCGTTGGTGTTCTTGTCGCTATTGCGTCCGCGCTGATTGGTCTTTTGATCGGCTCCCTCGCGGGCTTCTATGGCGGATTGATCGATACGGTTTTGATGCGGGTGACGGATTCACTTTTGTCATTACCGACAATTCCTATTTTGATCGTGATGGCCGCTATTGATATGACAAAACTTCCACTTCTTAAAGCGGTTGTCAGCACGTCTAATGAGAGCATCTTTAAAATGGTGATCATTCTTTGCATGTTCTCCTGGATGACTGTAGCGCGCTTGGTTCGCGGCAGTATCTTATCCATCCGTGAAAGAGAGTTCGTCCTTGCCGCTCGAACGCTAGGCGCGAAGGATAGCACGATCATCGTTCGTCATATGTTCCCGAACGTGATTGCGCCGATGCTGGTGTCGATCACTTTGGGCGTGGGCGAGTCTATTTTGTTTGAAGCGGCTCTTAGCTTCCTGGGCCTTGGCATCATGCCACCCACACCAAGCTGGGGTAACATGCTGAACAACGCCCAAGAGCTTATTTATCAAGCTCCTTTCTTAGCGATCCTTCCCGGAGTTTTGATCTTGATGACGACAATGAGTTTTAACTATTTGGGTGACGGCCTTCAGGATGCGATCGACCCTAAAGCTCTTCGTCGTTAA
- a CDS encoding TIGR02285 family protein produces the protein MKPRTAAFFILGLAFLGMLGGSLRPAAAEPKPAVIPWAITEWPPYYIVKGPYAGEGTIDRLKRLLQNKMPGYAFEDVKSDSARIVDLWREGKNVCGGAMLKTAEREKLAYFTALAFSLPHRYVLVTSRPQMLDELGSFTSLQDVLHNRKWKAVIVKDRSYGPLLDKIIHDNESLLKENHFYGKFGEGYWPVLKMIHKGRYDYTVEFPVVVRSFNEEVFPEKPLLSITLKEEAPSFVYYVACTKNEWGRKIIKAVDKVMQELASTEEYHKVVESWLEPAALKSGRKDLNEFYKKRAKGPWTTAP, from the coding sequence ATGAAACCCCGAACCGCCGCTTTTTTCATTCTAGGCCTGGCTTTTTTAGGAATGCTGGGCGGTTCTTTGAGGCCTGCGGCTGCCGAACCGAAACCGGCTGTTATTCCATGGGCCATCACAGAGTGGCCGCCTTATTACATTGTGAAAGGACCCTACGCCGGAGAGGGAACTATCGATCGACTCAAAAGATTGTTGCAGAACAAAATGCCGGGCTATGCGTTTGAAGACGTGAAGTCGGACTCTGCCCGTATTGTCGATCTTTGGCGCGAGGGAAAAAATGTCTGCGGAGGCGCGATGCTAAAAACCGCAGAAAGAGAAAAGCTGGCCTACTTTACCGCCTTGGCTTTTTCACTGCCGCATCGATATGTTCTCGTTACCAGTCGACCACAAATGCTTGACGAATTGGGGTCTTTCACATCTTTGCAGGATGTTTTGCATAACCGGAAATGGAAAGCCGTGATTGTGAAGGATCGTTCTTACGGTCCTTTGTTGGATAAGATTATTCACGACAACGAAAGCCTGCTTAAAGAAAATCACTTTTACGGAAAGTTTGGCGAAGGCTATTGGCCTGTTCTTAAGATGATTCACAAAGGTCGTTACGATTACACGGTGGAGTTCCCAGTTGTCGTGCGTTCCTTTAATGAAGAAGTTTTTCCGGAAAAACCTCTGCTAAGTATCACTCTTAAAGAGGAAGCTCCGTCGTTTGTTTATTATGTCGCCTGCACGAAAAATGAGTGGGGGCGAAAGATTATTAAAGCCGTCGACAAAGTCATGCAGGAATTAGCGTCGACCGAGGAGTATCACAAAGTGGTCGAGTCGTGGTTGGAACCCGCGGCGTTGAAATCGGGTCGAAAAGATTTGAACGAGTTTTACAAGAAGAGAGCCAAAGGGCCGTGGACGACGGCCCCATAA
- the tatA gene encoding twin-arginine translocase TatA/TatE family subunit: protein MGEFSLTHILLLAIIALIFFGPSRLPQLGQGLGKAIRGFKQGLNEIDVDPKDIRDHQQVSHNQQQTTTQSQKQNETQRS from the coding sequence ATGGGTGAGTTTAGCCTTACACACATTCTACTTCTTGCTATTATCGCGTTGATTTTTTTCGGTCCAAGCCGTCTGCCTCAGTTGGGTCAAGGTTTGGGTAAAGCCATCCGCGGCTTCAAACAAGGTCTTAATGAAATCGACGTGGATCCAAAAGATATCCGCGATCACCAACAAGTCAGTCACAATCAGCAACAAACAACGACTCAATCGCAAAAACAAAACGAAACACAGCGTTCGTAG
- a CDS encoding glycerophosphodiester phosphodiesterase, whose protein sequence is MMFVGITTFVVVGFVLYKHFSWKALPWPAHAMKPPRYQGHRGFWKGGAKENTMDAFKAAAQKGLEMVELDVRLSKDLIPVVFHDKDLRRLGNSAKFVFEVTAAEIKERAKAPTLEEVLTSKEVPPKINIEIKTSAILDGRLEQKVAELILKHKAEDRVLFSSFNPLALWRLSYHLPQVPRALLASKDPEDPENKIYLRHLWLAPYVRVHALHLDHEFVSVNEVKRWMKRKVPVALWTVNNKEKALAYLEAGALSIISDTLGGSQDS, encoded by the coding sequence ATGATGTTCGTTGGAATCACGACGTTTGTTGTTGTCGGCTTTGTCCTCTACAAACACTTCTCCTGGAAAGCGTTGCCGTGGCCGGCGCACGCGATGAAACCGCCGCGTTATCAAGGACACCGCGGCTTCTGGAAGGGCGGCGCTAAAGAAAACACCATGGACGCTTTTAAAGCAGCGGCACAAAAAGGTCTTGAGATGGTGGAGCTTGATGTTCGTCTTTCTAAAGATCTTATTCCCGTTGTCTTTCACGATAAAGATCTTCGACGTCTGGGCAATTCGGCAAAGTTTGTTTTTGAAGTCACCGCTGCTGAAATCAAAGAAAGAGCGAAAGCTCCCACTTTAGAGGAAGTTCTTACTTCCAAAGAAGTGCCTCCTAAAATCAATATAGAAATAAAAACGTCCGCTATTTTAGATGGGCGTCTTGAACAAAAAGTCGCAGAGTTGATTCTTAAACACAAAGCGGAAGATCGCGTTTTGTTTTCAAGTTTTAATCCTTTGGCTTTGTGGAGATTGAGCTACCACTTGCCGCAGGTTCCGCGAGCGCTGTTAGCCTCCAAAGACCCCGAAGATCCGGAGAATAAAATCTATCTGCGCCACTTGTGGCTGGCTCCGTATGTGCGTGTGCACGCCCTGCACTTGGATCATGAGTTTGTCAGTGTGAACGAAGTAAAGAGATGGATGAAAAGAAAAGTGCCCGTCGCGTTGTGGACTGTGAACAATAAAGAAAAAGCGCTGGCTTACTTAGAAGCGGGAGCGCTTAGTATTATCAGCGATACTCTGGGTGGCTCTCAAGATTCTTAA
- the greA gene encoding transcription elongation factor GreA, producing MAIPTTDKLPMTIRGKAMLEAELKKLLLEERPSVIRAIEEARAQGDISENAEYESAKERQAMIEGRIAEIQGKLAGAEVVDTSLIKADRIVFGAYVKIVDTETEEEFSYQIVGVDEADVKKGMISILSPLARALIGKKSDDTVTVQSPKGDKEFEILSFEYK from the coding sequence ATGGCTATTCCTACAACTGATAAACTTCCTATGACAATTCGCGGAAAAGCGATGCTTGAAGCAGAGCTTAAGAAGCTTTTGTTAGAAGAAAGACCCTCTGTGATCCGTGCAATCGAAGAAGCCCGTGCGCAAGGCGATATCTCTGAAAATGCGGAATATGAGTCTGCAAAAGAGCGCCAGGCGATGATTGAAGGCAGAATTGCTGAAATTCAAGGCAAATTGGCCGGTGCTGAAGTCGTTGATACATCTCTGATCAAAGCAGACCGCATCGTTTTCGGTGCTTATGTGAAAATCGTCGACACGGAAACTGAAGAAGAGTTCAGTTATCAAATCGTCGGCGTGGATGAAGCGGACGTTAAAAAAGGCATGATTTCAATCTTGTCTCCTTTGGCGCGTGCCCTTATCGGCAAAAAGTCCGATGACACGGTGACTGTACAAAGCCCTAAAGGCGACAAAGAGTTCGAAATCCTTTCTTTCGAGTACAAGTAA
- a CDS encoding (2Fe-2S)-binding protein, protein MGAKKKTEIICRCNNVSRKTIEEAILNGAQTLNEIFDSTSAGVGPCGGSCRRKLGPLLEYYLKHGTFPEKITEDLTGKDDPKKPTS, encoded by the coding sequence ATGGGCGCGAAGAAAAAGACCGAAATTATTTGCCGCTGCAATAACGTCAGCCGGAAAACCATCGAGGAAGCCATCCTCAATGGCGCTCAGACGTTGAATGAAATCTTCGATAGCACCTCGGCGGGGGTTGGCCCCTGTGGCGGCTCGTGCCGCAGAAAATTAGGCCCTCTTTTAGAATATTATCTGAAACATGGGACATTCCCCGAAAAGATCACCGAAGACCTTACGGGCAAAGACGATCCTAAAAAACCCACGTCTTAA
- a CDS encoding (2Fe-2S)-binding protein: MKIKVELEGRDYIEVECEGDNPQAPGAVKKVSLLGCSDFLGMMQSMRKNFGKDPSKWPLPEGHDHSSLLLKEMILKLRGEWEFPYAHEELCHCRTVSAHTVDQAIIAGAHTPEVVTRQTSASTACGTCRPEVQKIINYRLGKKSA, from the coding sequence ATGAAGATCAAAGTGGAACTTGAAGGCAGAGACTATATCGAGGTGGAGTGTGAGGGAGATAATCCTCAAGCGCCGGGCGCCGTTAAAAAAGTCTCGTTGCTGGGGTGCTCTGACTTCCTGGGCATGATGCAATCCATGCGCAAGAATTTTGGCAAAGATCCCTCGAAGTGGCCGCTGCCCGAAGGTCATGATCATTCCAGTCTTTTGCTCAAAGAAATGATTTTAAAACTGCGTGGCGAATGGGAATTTCCTTATGCGCATGAAGAGCTTTGTCATTGCCGTACTGTTTCCGCTCACACCGTGGATCAAGCCATCATAGCCGGCGCCCACACGCCGGAAGTCGTGACTCGTCAGACCTCGGCAAGTACCGCCTGCGGTACGTGTCGTCCTGAAGTTCAAAAAATTATCAATTATCGTTTGGGAAAAAAATCCGCTTAA
- the gloB gene encoding hydroxyacylglutathione hydrolase: protein MKAQRVELIPIFEDNYVFAILNEDRKEALIVDPGEAEHVEDYLRKNSYALKGILLTHHHSDHVNGVRKLMEKFKVPVYAPAKNKNQLSFADHFVKEGDIVELADYRFTVMELPGHTLGHVAYWNESKKWLFSGDVLFGLGCGRLFEGTYEQMYQSLQRIKALPGETLVYCTHEYTETNLLFCKMLCNHDDSPITGDNEDLELYENELVNRRSLDLPSVPLKLVIEKKVNPFLLARNVQQFTYLRELRNKQ, encoded by the coding sequence ATGAAAGCTCAACGCGTAGAACTCATTCCTATTTTTGAAGACAACTACGTCTTTGCGATCTTAAACGAAGACCGTAAAGAAGCTTTGATTGTGGACCCAGGCGAGGCGGAGCATGTCGAGGATTACCTACGCAAAAACTCGTATGCGCTTAAGGGCATCTTGCTCACTCACCACCATAGCGATCACGTCAATGGCGTGCGCAAACTTATGGAAAAATTCAAAGTCCCCGTCTATGCTCCGGCGAAAAATAAAAACCAGCTTTCCTTCGCCGATCATTTCGTCAAAGAAGGCGACATTGTTGAACTCGCTGATTACAGATTTACTGTGATGGAGCTTCCGGGACACACCTTGGGACACGTGGCTTATTGGAATGAAAGTAAGAAATGGCTTTTTTCAGGCGATGTTCTATTCGGGCTTGGCTGCGGTCGTCTTTTCGAAGGCACTTATGAACAAATGTATCAAAGCTTGCAAAGAATAAAAGCTCTTCCCGGCGAAACTTTAGTTTACTGCACTCATGAATATACAGAGACCAACCTGCTTTTTTGCAAAATGCTTTGTAATCATGATGATTCTCCGATCACGGGTGACAATGAAGATCTTGAACTTTACGAAAACGAACTCGTTAATCGACGCAGCCTGGATCTGCCCAGCGTTCCCTTGAAACTTGTGATTGAAAAGAAAGTAAATCCGTTTCTTTTAGCGCGCAATGTCCAGCAGTTCACGTATCTGCGGGAACTGCGCAACAAACAATAA
- a CDS encoding TIGR01777 family oxidoreductase — MKILMTGATGLIGREVGKILARKGHHIVIVSRSLAKAREMAPFPCEVIKGDLSEGPLRDDRLEGVEAVINLIGEPVVGERWSEEKKKKIFESRVTGTKNLVASLPNSLRVFVSGSAIGYYGHAGNEVISETHEPGRDFLSRVCIQWEKEAAKAPGRKVFIRTSVVLAPQGGALEEMLFPFRAGVGGTLGNGSHWMSWIHLTDIANLFVFALENNNVEGPLNGSAPVPVTNKEFSKQLAAAVGRKLGPPIPLVALKVLFGEVSTVMLSSLRGSAEKAQSLGFQFKYPTLDKALTEICAPYKVQEEFFYAEQFIPEPPEKVFPFFQDAQNLEMITPPTLNFQIENMPKEDLHKGAVIDYRLKIRGVPVKWKTEIDEWQPPHRFVDNQVRGPYRFWHHTHEFQPFCGGTLMVDRVRYKLPGGFPGWLVASQWVRQDVENIFMFRRRYIATMDMPKKEK, encoded by the coding sequence ATGAAAATTCTGATGACGGGCGCTACAGGTTTGATCGGTCGTGAGGTTGGAAAAATCTTGGCGAGGAAAGGACATCATATCGTGATTGTCAGTCGCAGTCTTGCGAAGGCGCGCGAGATGGCGCCATTTCCCTGCGAAGTGATCAAGGGTGATCTGAGCGAAGGACCTTTGCGGGATGATCGACTTGAAGGCGTTGAGGCGGTGATCAATTTGATCGGTGAACCTGTTGTCGGTGAGCGCTGGAGTGAAGAAAAGAAAAAGAAAATTTTTGAATCGCGAGTCACTGGCACAAAAAATCTGGTTGCGAGTTTGCCCAACTCGTTACGTGTTTTCGTTAGCGGTTCAGCGATTGGCTATTATGGCCATGCCGGGAACGAAGTTATCAGTGAAACCCATGAGCCGGGACGAGACTTTCTTTCCCGCGTTTGTATTCAGTGGGAGAAAGAAGCGGCGAAAGCGCCCGGGCGTAAAGTTTTTATTCGAACAAGTGTCGTACTGGCTCCGCAAGGAGGCGCTTTAGAGGAAATGTTATTTCCATTCCGGGCCGGTGTCGGCGGTACTTTAGGAAACGGCTCTCATTGGATGAGCTGGATTCACCTGACCGATATTGCAAATCTTTTTGTTTTTGCTCTTGAAAACAACAATGTCGAGGGACCTTTAAACGGCTCCGCACCTGTGCCGGTCACGAATAAAGAGTTTTCCAAGCAGTTGGCGGCAGCCGTCGGCAGAAAACTCGGGCCGCCGATTCCGCTTGTTGCCTTAAAAGTTTTATTCGGGGAAGTCTCGACGGTGATGCTGTCTTCTTTGCGAGGCTCCGCGGAAAAGGCCCAAAGCTTGGGGTTCCAGTTTAAATACCCAACCCTTGATAAAGCGCTCACTGAAATCTGTGCGCCTTACAAGGTTCAAGAGGAGTTTTTTTATGCGGAACAATTCATTCCCGAGCCTCCTGAAAAAGTATTTCCTTTTTTTCAAGATGCGCAGAATCTGGAAATGATTACGCCTCCGACGTTGAATTTTCAGATTGAAAACATGCCCAAAGAAGATCTGCATAAAGGAGCGGTCATTGATTACCGCTTAAAGATTCGTGGTGTTCCGGTAAAATGGAAAACCGAAATTGATGAGTGGCAACCACCGCATCGTTTTGTCGACAATCAGGTGCGTGGGCCGTATCGCTTCTGGCATCACACGCACGAGTTTCAGCCTTTCTGCGGCGGAACCTTAATGGTCGACCGGGTTCGCTACAAACTTCCAGGAGGATTTCCCGGCTGGCTGGTGGCCAGTCAGTGGGTGCGTCAAGACGTTGAAAACATCTTCATGTTCCGCCGCCGTTACATCGCGACGATGGATATGCCTAAGAAAGAAAAATGA
- a CDS encoding deoxyribodipyrimidine photo-lyase: MAKLTLYWFRRDLRLEDNAGLFYALKENENVLPLFIFDTDILSKLDDSSDARVTFIHQTVTELKQALQKKSSDVCVRHGKPLEVFRNLHEKMEIKAIYTNHDYEPSARKRDAAVEKWAKAQGILFKTYKDQTLFEKDEILNGSGKPYTVFTPYKNKVLKTLSEFYLKSYPNHLYESSYAKVKPEKMIALNDIGFKETQIELPGKELSTKLLKNYAQTRDLPALQHGTSHLGLHLRFGTLSIRELAREGRKYSATWLSELLWRDFFMQILYHFPQVETQSFRPEYDEISWRNSRADLQRWCEGTTGYPLVDAGMRQLNTTGYMHNRVRMVTASFLTKHLLIHWYEGERYFAKKLLDFELSSNNGNWQWAAGSGCDAAPYFRIFNPETQAKKFDPQYEYIRRWVPEWNTPLYPAPMIEHAEARGRCLQAFTKVLKK; encoded by the coding sequence ATGGCAAAGCTGACGCTGTATTGGTTCCGCCGGGATCTTCGTTTGGAAGATAATGCCGGCCTTTTTTATGCGCTGAAAGAAAATGAAAATGTTCTTCCGCTTTTTATTTTCGATACTGACATCCTGAGTAAACTTGACGATTCCTCTGATGCTCGAGTGACCTTTATTCACCAAACTGTGACGGAACTCAAACAGGCGTTGCAAAAAAAATCCAGTGACGTGTGTGTGCGACACGGGAAGCCCCTCGAGGTTTTTAGAAATCTCCACGAAAAAATGGAAATAAAAGCCATTTATACCAATCATGATTACGAGCCGTCCGCGCGAAAACGCGATGCCGCCGTCGAGAAATGGGCGAAAGCACAGGGAATTCTATTCAAGACATATAAAGATCAAACGCTTTTTGAAAAAGACGAAATCCTGAATGGCAGCGGCAAGCCCTACACGGTTTTCACTCCCTACAAGAACAAAGTCCTTAAAACGTTGTCAGAGTTCTACTTAAAATCTTATCCCAATCACTTGTATGAAAGCTCTTACGCCAAAGTAAAACCGGAGAAAATGATCGCCCTTAATGATATCGGTTTTAAGGAAACACAGATCGAACTGCCGGGTAAAGAACTTAGTACAAAGCTTCTCAAAAACTACGCCCAAACCCGCGATCTTCCGGCTTTGCAACACGGGACTTCTCATTTGGGATTGCATCTACGATTCGGAACTCTGAGCATCCGGGAGCTGGCGCGCGAAGGCAGAAAATATTCCGCAACATGGTTAAGCGAATTGTTGTGGCGGGATTTTTTCATGCAGATCCTGTATCACTTTCCTCAAGTTGAAACTCAAAGTTTTCGTCCCGAGTATGACGAAATTTCCTGGAGAAACTCGCGGGCGGACTTGCAGCGATGGTGTGAGGGAACGACAGGATATCCTTTGGTGGACGCCGGTATGAGGCAGCTTAATACCACCGGGTATATGCATAACCGCGTGCGAATGGTCACCGCAAGTTTTCTTACGAAACATTTATTGATTCACTGGTACGAAGGCGAAAGATACTTCGCCAAAAAACTTTTGGATTTTGAACTTTCGTCGAACAACGGCAATTGGCAGTGGGCGGCGGGGTCTGGCTGTGATGCCGCTCCGTACTTTCGAATTTTTAATCCAGAAACCCAGGCGAAAAAGTTTGATCCTCAGTATGAATACATAAGAAGATGGGTGCCGGAATGGAATACGCCACTGTATCCGGCACCTATGATTGAGCATGCAGAGGCTCGAGGGCGCTGCTTGCAGGCTTTTACGAAAGTTTTAAAAAAGTAA